From Candidatus Atelocyanobacterium thalassa isolate ALOHA, a single genomic window includes:
- a CDS encoding HAD family hydrolase encodes MGSICKPKILALDFDGVICDGIREYFETAKKAYRVIWSQNINYDCDRLFGLFSQFRPVIETGWEMPVLLRAVILGYKAMDIESKWGLICTEILSKDNLKKEELILILDKTRDSSINFDLDHWLNLHSFYPEVIRELPKLLNSTIHLYIVTTKEGRFVKQLLKSKGIQFPENKIIGKEIKQPKYKTLSQILIHHEEKPQNLWFVEDLLKTLMSIYKQEELRGVKLFLANWGYNTTRTHSLAKKNGVFLLSLNQFSKNFSNWIKS; translated from the coding sequence ATGGGAAGTATTTGTAAGCCAAAAATTTTAGCCTTAGATTTTGATGGAGTAATTTGTGATGGAATACGAGAATATTTCGAAACTGCGAAAAAAGCTTATAGAGTAATATGGTCGCAAAATATAAACTATGATTGTGATCGTTTATTTGGATTATTCTCTCAATTCCGCCCCGTAATTGAGACTGGTTGGGAAATGCCTGTCCTCCTAAGAGCTGTAATTCTCGGGTATAAAGCTATGGATATTGAATCTAAATGGGGTTTAATCTGTACAGAAATTCTTAGTAAAGACAATCTTAAAAAAGAAGAATTAATATTGATTTTAGATAAAACTAGAGACTCTTCTATTAATTTTGATTTAGATCATTGGCTAAATTTGCATAGTTTTTATCCAGAAGTTATCAGAGAATTGCCAAAACTATTAAATTCAACAATACACTTGTACATTGTCACAACCAAAGAGGGAAGATTTGTAAAACAACTATTAAAAAGTAAAGGGATACAGTTTCCAGAAAATAAAATCATAGGAAAAGAAATTAAACAACCTAAATATAAGACCCTAAGTCAAATTCTCATACATCACGAAGAAAAACCTCAGAACTTATGGTTTGTTGAAGATTTATTAAAAACTTTGATGAGTATTTACAAACAAGAAGAATTGAGAGGAGTTAAACTTTTTTTGGCAAATTGGGGTTATAACACGACTAGAACACATAGTTTAGCCAAGAAAAACGGCGTCTTTTTACTTTCTTTAAATCAATTTTCTAAAAATTTCTCAAACTGGATTAAATCTTAA
- a CDS encoding CTP synthase, with amino-acid sequence MTKFVFVTGGVVSSIGKGIIAASLGCLLKSRRYSVSILKLDPYINVDPGTMSPYQHGEVFVTDDGAETDLDLGHYERFTDTPMSRLNSVTTGSIYQAVLNKERRGDYMGGTVQVIPHITNEIKDRIHRVAKNTNPDIVIIEIGGTVGDIESLPFLEAIRQFRKDVGKNNVIYMHVTLIPWIPAAREMKTKPTQHSVKELRSIGIQPDILVCRCDRPLKEGMKEKLSEFCDVPVESVITAQDAYSIYEVPLIVEKEGLAKQALELLHLESSKPDLTQWETLVQKMRSPKQHFEIALVGKYVQLSDAYLSVVESLVHAGIAMNSEIKLRWVDAEDIENNNAEKYLNNVSGIIVPGGFGFRGVDGKVRSIEYARKHRIPFLGLCLGMQCAVIEWGRNVACLDNVDSAEFNPETANPVINILPEQQDVMDLGGTMRLGLYPCRIENDTLAASLYQQEVIYERHRHRYEFNNAYRSLLNKTGYKISGTSPDGRLVEIIELSEHPFFIATQFHPEFLSRPNCAHPLFLGFIDAALKYSESR; translated from the coding sequence ATGACTAAATTCGTATTTGTTACTGGTGGTGTTGTATCTAGTATCGGAAAAGGAATTATTGCAGCCAGTTTAGGTTGCTTACTTAAATCTAGACGTTATTCAGTTTCTATCCTAAAACTTGATCCATATATTAACGTTGATCCAGGAACCATGAGTCCCTATCAGCATGGAGAAGTATTTGTTACTGATGATGGAGCTGAAACTGATCTTGACTTGGGGCATTATGAGAGATTTACAGATACTCCTATGTCTCGTCTTAATAGTGTTACAACAGGTTCAATTTATCAAGCAGTCTTAAATAAAGAAAGACGAGGAGATTATATGGGAGGAACTGTACAAGTTATTCCTCATATAACTAATGAAATTAAAGATCGCATTCATCGCGTTGCAAAAAATACCAATCCTGATATCGTAATTATTGAAATTGGAGGAACGGTCGGTGATATTGAATCTTTACCTTTTCTAGAAGCAATTAGGCAATTTAGAAAAGATGTTGGTAAAAATAATGTTATCTACATGCATGTCACTTTAATTCCTTGGATACCTGCTGCTAGAGAAATGAAAACTAAACCAACTCAACATTCTGTAAAAGAATTGCGTTCTATTGGTATTCAGCCTGATATTTTAGTTTGTCGTTGTGATCGTCCTTTAAAAGAAGGAATGAAAGAAAAACTGTCTGAATTTTGCGATGTACCTGTTGAGTCAGTAATTACTGCCCAAGATGCATATAGTATTTATGAAGTTCCTTTGATAGTTGAAAAAGAAGGATTAGCAAAACAAGCTTTGGAATTATTGCACTTAGAATCATCTAAACCAGATTTAACACAATGGGAAACATTAGTTCAAAAAATGCGGTCACCCAAGCAGCATTTTGAAATTGCTTTAGTGGGTAAATATGTTCAATTAAGTGATGCCTATCTGTCCGTCGTAGAATCGCTCGTACATGCAGGAATAGCTATGAACAGCGAAATAAAATTGAGATGGGTCGATGCAGAAGATATCGAGAATAACAATGCAGAGAAGTACTTGAATAATGTAAGCGGTATTATTGTTCCGGGAGGATTTGGATTCCGAGGGGTAGATGGTAAAGTTAGATCTATTGAATATGCCAGAAAACATCGTATTCCTTTTCTAGGACTATGTTTAGGAATGCAATGTGCTGTAATTGAGTGGGGTAGAAATGTAGCCTGCCTAGACAATGTTGATAGCGCTGAATTTAATCCAGAAACAGCTAATCCAGTAATAAATATTTTACCGGAACAACAAGATGTTATGGATTTAGGAGGAACTATGCGTCTTGGACTTTATCCATGCCGCATTGAAAATGATACATTAGCTGCTTCTTTGTATCAACAAGAAGTGATTTACGAACGCCATAGACATCGTTACGAATTTAATAATGCCTATAGAAGCCTCTTAAATAAAACTGGTTATAAAATAAGTGGAACTTCACCTGATGGGCGTTTGGTAGAAATTATTGAATTATCAGAACATCCATTTTTTATTGCGACTCAGTTTCATCCAGAGTTCCTTTCTCGTCCTAATTGTGCTCACCCGTTATTTTTAGGATTTATAGATGCTGCACTTAAGTATAGTGAATCAAGATAA
- a CDS encoding ferritin-like domain-containing protein: protein MRTLNRDKTNELLNTIMEYELAGVVRYTHYSLMVTGPHRIPIVQFFQQQATESLLHAQQVGEILTGLEGHPSLKIAQMEESNEHTLHNILVESLNHEKKALDLYKDLLEVVEGASVYIEEFTRGMIGQEEVHNIELKKMLRDYVS, encoded by the coding sequence ATGAGAACACTTAATCGAGACAAAACGAATGAACTTCTTAACACCATCATGGAATATGAATTAGCTGGTGTTGTACGCTATACACATTACTCTTTGATGGTTACAGGTCCTCATCGCATCCCAATTGTTCAATTTTTTCAACAACAAGCAACTGAATCTTTATTACATGCTCAACAAGTTGGAGAAATTTTAACAGGTTTAGAGGGACATCCAAGCTTAAAAATTGCTCAGATGGAAGAAAGTAATGAGCATACTTTGCACAATATTTTAGTGGAAAGTCTAAACCATGAGAAGAAAGCATTAGATCTTTATAAAGATTTATTAGAAGTAGTTGAAGGTGCCTCAGTTTATATTGAAGAATTTACAAGAGGCATGATTGGGCAAGAAGAAGTACATAATATAGAGTTGAAAAAAATGTTGAGAGACTATGTTTCGTAA
- the tyrS gene encoding tyrosine--tRNA ligase, whose protein sequence is MDHFHWLHRGTAEIFPNQNNSNNSEENLVNLLKNSDRPLRVKLGIDPTGSDIHLGHSIPFRKLRAFQDAGHTAVVIIGDFTAQIGDPTGKSEVRKQLNSKQVEKNVESYLEQLSSVLDFSTPGRLEIRYNSEWFNKLDFHKVQELLSTMTVSQMLAKEGFSERYKKENPIFLHEFLYPLMQGYDSVVVNADVELGGTDQKFNIAVGRDLQRHFGQKPQFGLLLPILTGTDGTQKMSKSLGNYIGLKEDALSMYSKIEKIPDTLVQNYFELLTNLDLNELPKDSRELQKLLATEITSHYHGEEKALSAKKTAENLVKNRNSLLTDTITEFNLSNVVFPAKLFYILSASKLCVSSGEGRRQIQGGSVRLEGEKILDVNLVFDNPEQLDNKVLQVGKTKFTRLVSR, encoded by the coding sequence ATGGATCATTTTCATTGGCTACATAGAGGGACTGCTGAAATATTTCCTAATCAAAATAATTCAAATAATTCTGAAGAAAATTTAGTAAATTTATTAAAAAATTCAGATCGTCCCTTAAGAGTCAAGTTAGGGATAGATCCGACTGGTAGTGACATTCACCTAGGGCATAGTATTCCTTTTCGAAAACTACGTGCTTTTCAAGATGCTGGCCATACAGCAGTAGTTATTATTGGAGATTTTACAGCGCAGATAGGAGATCCAACTGGTAAATCAGAAGTACGTAAACAACTCAACTCAAAACAAGTTGAAAAAAATGTGGAAAGTTACCTAGAACAGCTATCTTCAGTTTTAGATTTTAGTACCCCAGGGAGATTGGAAATAAGATATAACTCTGAATGGTTCAACAAATTAGACTTTCATAAAGTTCAAGAATTATTGTCTACAATGACCGTAAGTCAGATGCTAGCAAAAGAAGGATTTTCTGAACGATATAAAAAAGAAAATCCAATCTTTCTTCACGAATTTCTCTACCCTCTTATGCAAGGATATGATTCAGTTGTTGTAAATGCTGATGTTGAATTAGGTGGGACAGATCAGAAGTTTAACATTGCTGTAGGTAGAGACTTGCAGAGACATTTTGGACAAAAACCTCAGTTTGGTTTATTACTTCCCATTCTGACTGGGACAGATGGTACTCAAAAAATGTCCAAATCTCTTGGAAACTATATTGGATTAAAAGAAGATGCATTATCAATGTATTCCAAAATAGAAAAAATTCCTGATACCTTAGTACAGAACTATTTTGAATTATTAACTAATTTAGATCTTAATGAATTACCAAAAGATTCAAGAGAACTTCAAAAATTACTAGCTACAGAAATCACATCTCATTACCATGGTGAAGAAAAAGCATTATCTGCAAAAAAAACTGCAGAAAATCTTGTAAAAAATAGAAATAGTTTACTAACAGATACTATTACTGAGTTTAATTTATCCAACGTAGTTTTTCCTGCTAAATTATTTTATATTTTAAGTGCTAGTAAATTATGTGTAAGCAGTGGAGAAGGCCGAAGACAAATACAAGGAGGAAGTGTAAGATTAGAAGGAGAAAAAATTCTTGATGTTAATCTTGTTTTCGATAATCCTGAGCAGCTTGATAATAAAGTTTTACAGGTAGGAAAAACAAAGTTTACAAGATTAGTTTCGAGATAG
- a CDS encoding tetratricopeptide repeat protein, translated as MIYKLITLILALLISTQSITNTLAGDNIPKTSFNTTSYHFNEETYKDIVTNLLAPISTFHPPTDLALSNISNKHNLIKDKKNRDLNLPTEVQSKYQQAMMEYDKGNIKSIQQKWNEALENYKRAIQICPNLIFARVNIPLIYYQFGNNLEAIKEIKYLVKKYPMSPDARAALVALLWSIGQEGEAKSHWVSVVGIDDRYKDLEWIQSKRFWPPKIIMSLDSFLNSKQ; from the coding sequence ATGATTTATAAACTTATAACTTTAATATTAGCTCTATTGATTTCAACACAAAGCATAACCAATACATTAGCTGGTGACAATATACCTAAAACTTCTTTCAATACTACTTCATATCATTTTAATGAAGAAACTTACAAAGATATAGTTACTAATTTATTAGCACCTATATCTACCTTTCATCCTCCTACAGATTTAGCGCTTTCTAATATTTCAAACAAACATAATCTTATTAAAGATAAAAAAAATAGAGATCTAAATCTTCCTACAGAAGTTCAAAGTAAATATCAACAAGCAATGATGGAATATGACAAAGGAAACATAAAGAGTATTCAACAGAAATGGAATGAAGCCCTAGAAAACTATAAGAGAGCAATTCAAATATGTCCTAATCTTATATTTGCTAGAGTCAACATTCCACTAATTTATTATCAATTTGGTAACAACTTAGAAGCTATTAAAGAAATTAAATATTTAGTAAAAAAATATCCTATGTCTCCAGATGCAAGAGCTGCTTTGGTAGCTCTTCTATGGAGTATAGGACAAGAGGGAGAAGCTAAAAGTCACTGGGTATCTGTTGTCGGTATAGATGATCGATATAAAGATTTAGAATGGATTCAAAGCAAACGTTTTTGGCCACCTAAAATAATTATGTCTCTAGATAGTTTTCTTAATTCGAAGCAATAA